The DNA region CTGGATTTCCAGCCAGGTATACAAGTTATTGGTCTGTTTGATAAATTGTTGTTAATTGATAGCTgtttgttagctgattgggttagagggtataCAAGTTATTGGCCTGTTtgataaatagttgttagttgatagctgattgggttagaaaatataatttgttaacaTTAAAGGTGTctggtaaattagctattagctgatagctgtttggtataatttgaaattttcgCGTTTATATTCCACTGACTGAAAACCCTAGCTTTCTGATCACTTTATTGTGTTTGGTTTTGTTGAAATTGATCTATGGTGTTGCAGGGAAAACATATATGCTGAGGATCTCGAATGTGGGGATAAGAACAAGCCTGAATTTCAAGATTCAGGGCCACAAGATGACGCTGGTGGAGACAGAAGGATCGTATACTGTAAAACAGGACTTCGATAATCTCGACGTCCATGTTGGCCAGTCTTACTCGGTGATGGTTAAAGCATTAGAGCACAACAATGGCGCATCCTATTTCATATCGGCGTCTCCTCGTTTCTCCCTCATGCGAGCTTCTGGAATTGGCTTCGTACGCTACAATAAGTTCCAGGGAAACCCGGCGAGTCCGCTCTTTCACTCACCATTACCGTTCGATCTCCTGGCTTCCTGGATACAGACTAAGAAGATAAGGTACACTGGACTCATCAACCTGCAATGTTAatcattttatcgaacaccttatATGCATGTATGCATGACTTGACGCTTTAACCTTGAACCTGCAAAGTTttcattttatcgaacaccttatCTGCATGACTTGAGGCTTTAATTTTGACAGGGTCGATTTGGCGGTGGGAGCAGCCAGGCCGAATCCTCAAGGCTCGTTCCATTACGGATTGATTAACGTGACCAGGACGATTGTCCTGGAGGGTAAAATGGCCAGGGTGTACGGCAAGCTCCGATACGCCATTAATGGCGTTTCGTTTGTGTACCCGGACACGCCATTGAAGCTTGCGGATCAGTTCAACATAAGCGGCGTTTATGAACTCGGCACTATCCCTGAGAGGCCCCATTTTACTTTCAGATCCCTCCCAGCTCGTCCTGGCGTCTCGGTTATCcaaaccaatctccatgatttCACGCAGATAATTTTCCAGAACCCTCTCCGTTCCATACAAACATGGCATTTGGACGGTTACAACTTCTTCGTTGTTGGGTAATCACTAATCCCCAATCACTCGATTCACTCCCTCCATTTAACCCTAACCTTTTGCAATTGAAacattgattgattgattggaTTTGCAGAATGGGCCCTGGGATCTGGAGCGAGCTGGATATGCTGTCTTACAATCTGAAAGACGCAGTTTATCGATCAACAGTACAGGTATATCCATTTTCGTGGACGGCAGTATATGTGGCCATGGATAATCAAGGAATGTGGAATCTGAGGGCGGGGAATGCAGATGAAAGGTACCTTGGACAAGAGCTGTATATTAGGGTGAAGGGACCGGAGGATGATCCTGCCAAGATTTCTCCCAGGGATGAAGCTCCCATTCCTGCAAATGCCATCAAATGTGGCAAAGCTGCTCTGCTATAGATATTATATAGTTCGTGTTAGGTTCATTagatttttagatttagatAGTCATACTCGTATCAATTACTTTACTAGTTAGATTTGTTTTATACACGAATTCGTTTTTCTATCATTTTGTCTCTAAGACAATGATATCCTGCAACAATTTGTTTTTCTATATTGACTTTGATCGGTAACCTAGgctatcaatcaattttgacttattattgaccactattagttgtttgaattggttaaacaaaattgtttgattaattatttttttgtaacagtttattgccctaaaatgttaaaattaaaaaaactgtTCAAAGTAGTTTTTTGGATCAGTTTTTTTATAAAGTCATTTTTTCATTGATAAACcatgattgaaaattgaattgcctttatatttcaattttttttattacaaagtATCATTTTATGAGAATTGAAAACtgaatacattatttttgtaatgatttttccctttttttgcaTTAGCTTAAATGTATGATCTTTTTTGCATTTATCCGATTCCAaaacatataagcaataatgtgtcaatttaacataaaagtgtcattttttccttctttttttttttttgtataaatatagtcAATTTACATTTCACTAAGATACTATTGTACCTTGAAGACATTAATTTTGATAGACTATAAATATTAAGCTATTTTTTGACTAATCTAGTTAAGTTTCGATGTTCCTCTGTTATCCAAAGATAGGAAATGGTAACTTGGGGtacaaaaatatcatttcatcTCACACTAGATGGAGCAATAGATCATCTGTGTACGAGTAAAGCTACAAGATTTTTCCTAAACCATACTTCAAAATTTAAAGCACACTAGGAATAGCCATATACCTTCAGCATATGGGCTATATATACAGGGGACTGCAATTTCAAGAGAAAATGGGAATGATGGAATTTATGCAAAATGAATACTTGTTTTGGTGAAATATATCTAGGGGCTCAAAACTTTGTACCTAAGCCGTCTAGGATGTCCAAAACATTAGGCTTTGGTCGTTCCACCTCTGTACAAGGAGAGCTGCCAGTGCTCCTACTTAGTGCCCAAACCTGTCTCCCCTTCTTGGATATCACAAATTCTTGGCTTTTGCTTATTCCAGGAACAAGCTTCCTCCTTTTCATGACTTCTTCTAACAAAGTCTTGTCTTCATGCGAAAGCTGGACCTCGTTCTTTTTCGGGTTATTGTTCAGCGTCTCTGTGTGCAGAGTGAGCCCTTTGCCGGTGGGCGATCTTCCTGGGAGAATCCTCGGGCCTTTGTATCTTACGAGGCTGATGAGGCGGTGAAGCCATTCCACGAGTTCGAGGATGAAGGCGtccattttctttttgtctGCGTGGTAAAGTGTCTGCAGGCGGATGAGGTTATTCTGCATCGTTGCCTTCTTTCCGAAATCGCTTCTGCATAGAAGAATGAGCATTGTTGGGTTTCGCTAATAACCACTATTGCAAAAATCGGCcgccgaggcgaattgctcccttgGCAGCCGCCTAGGGCCTAACTCAGCCAAGTTAACTCGGGTGAGtcagccttgttaattttttttattatatttatatatatttaaatttatttatttatataaataagagaagatatatatatatatatatatatatataatatgacatacacccacaaacatgcactattttttttgttttaataggTCGCCGCCAAGGCGCTAgtctagcgcctactgcaaccatgctaaGAGCAGAGCATAAAcaacaaaactttataaaactgGAAGAATACCCGGTGTTGGCCCATTCTCCAACCCATCCGAAACCTTGATGCGCTCTGCACCGGCAGCCAGCCAAATGAATTGAAAGAATCAGTAACAAATGCATTTATATATTCGGTAAATAAGAGAAATTTAAGTTTATTGCTTGTCTGAGAAAGATAGTTAACGGAATGATGCTCAGCCAGCTTATATAACCAATGCATACAGATTTTTTACTTACTTTGACGTATCGGCTGCTAGTGGGACAAGCCACTGGAGATTCTTCTCCATTTCAGCCTTGATTTGAGGAATCGTTAGCTGCAAAACTCCATCGTAGGGCATTTACGTTAAACATTTATAACAAAACTACATCATAAGACCAGTCAGTAGGAGAAGGCAGAAGATATAAAAGAGAAAAATCGATAAAAATGGTAGATACCAAGAAACAAGTCTAAAGAACAAACCTCCTCCTCTTTTGTATCAAGTGCCTGCAAACGAGAACGAAGTGCCATCTTTACAGCAGGTGGCAACCCATTATACAGTGCATCCCTTGTGTTCGGGGGAAGAGCAGTGGGGCGCGAGGTCTAACATTACATTGAATCCAATTAACAAACAttattaactaaataaatactaaacgGAACTCTGTAGGcgaaaccaacaaattaaaaatgtcaTACTTACAATGTTATCTATTTGAGTGATTAGGTTAGCATAGTGCAAAGCAAGGCCAGCAACGCCTAATCTTTCTGGTTTTTTTGTAGGCTCCCTATCTATGTACTTTAATACTTGTAAAATAAACAGTTTCAACATAAGATCAGCATGGTTTTTAATAAAAAggcttcaatatattaaaatgcaaAGTATAGTGGAAGTTGTTAAGGCATGAAATCTATAATAACATCCTACAGCCTCGGTGAATGGAACAAGAAACGGGGCAATAATTGCACTACTATACCGTCATCTCCAAATGCTTCCAAGATCTCTTGATGAATGAAAGTTACAATATCAACGAGCTTCTCCACaaccttcaattaaaaatatgacATTAGCAAACGGACAATTGAGAATCATGATAGTACATTTACACATGGTTCGGTTTTTTCTACGATCACCTATGTCAA from Ipomoea triloba cultivar NCNSP0323 chromosome 6, ASM357664v1 includes:
- the LOC116023690 gene encoding monocopper oxidase-like protein SKS1; protein product: MKTVNEKVALPLICSLIVLSFVCVSAEEHFYDWTVSFSSRSILGVQKKVIVINDQFPGPLLNGSANDVLNVNIHNNLDEPFLMSWNGVQLRGSSWQDGVQGTNCPIPPGQNWTYSFQLKDQIGSYFYFPSLNLHKAVGGYGPIRIYNTEIVHPPFPFPDYDYDILIGDWYTEDIEELRQSLDRTGMLKLPYGILINGQGPEQASLDFQPGKTYMLRISNVGIRTSLNFKIQGHKMTLVETEGSYTVKQDFDNLDVHVGQSYSVMVKALEHNNGASYFISASPRFSLMRASGIGFVRYNKFQGNPASPLFHSPLPFDLLASWIQTKKIRVDLAVGAARPNPQGSFHYGLINVTRTIVLEGKMARVYGKLRYAINGVSFVYPDTPLKLADQFNISGVYELGTIPERPHFTFRSLPARPGVSVIQTNLHDFTQIIFQNPLRSIQTWHLDGYNFFVVGMGPGIWSELDMLSYNLKDAVYRSTVQVYPFSWTAVYVAMDNQGMWNLRAGNADERYLGQELYIRVKGPEDDPAKISPRDEAPIPANAIKCGKAALL